A window of the Mus pahari chromosome 1, PAHARI_EIJ_v1.1, whole genome shotgun sequence genome harbors these coding sequences:
- the LOC110335693 gene encoding uncharacterized protein LOC110335693, producing MSPQSLSSIQELIRCKERTNYRKVCREETAQRRGLWGGGAETPPHSPTAAPARPPARPSGAKRPRDPGSPAVPAGRRREPGAAGARLTRRPGPAPAPRRCPRRPLRSRPGPALSGAAGRSPCPARRPRAGSGSEAPTPRAVAPRKAAAAPPRAPTPQASPRPRRLAPVRTCGPPLTDGRPDPPTGRKAEDRHTGAPVPLPPQAAVRSPDSTIPAHLLPPPRPPLPERRSPATAPPPLPHSPRPSTHSGSNRPAPALLSEPGHSLGRRVGRSQSESSHPIREKHWLQLPCPRPFPFLRGSARSPAHWAPLASSATEKASSRVEKQLPVGSYG from the exons ATGAGTCCACAGAGTCTGAGTTCCATCCAAGAACTCATCCGAtgcaaggagagaaccaactaccGCAA GGTCTGCAGGGAGGAGACCGCCCAGCGCCGAGGACTTTGGGGTGGAGGCGCAGAGACCCCACCCCACAGCCCCACGGCCGCGCccgctcgcccgcccgcccgcccgtccGGCGCCAAGCGTCCTCGCGACCCGGGCAGCCCCGCAGTCCCGGCCGGGAGGCGCCGAGAGCCCGGAGCAGCCGGAGCGCGACTGACCCGCCGCCCCGGGCCCGCGCCCGCGCCCCGGCGCTGTCCCAGGCGCCCGCTCCGCAGTAGGCCCGGCCCGGCGCTGTCAGGGGCAGCCGGCCGCTCCCCGTGTCCCGCCCGCCGGCCCCGCGCGGGCAGCGGCTCCGAGGCCCCGACGCCCCGGGCCGTGGCACCCCGGAAAGCGGCCGCGGCGCCTCCCAGGGCCCCGACCCCTCAGGCCTCGCCCCGGCCCCGGCGGCTCGCGCCTGTCAGGACGTGCGGGCCTCCCCTTACCGACGGCCGGCCGGACCCCCcgacaggcaggaaggcagaggacCGTCACACGGGCGCCCCTGTGCCGCTCCCGCCCCAGGCTGCCGTCCGGAGCCCCGACTCCACCATCCCCGctcacctccttcctcctcctcgtcctccgcTCCCCGAGCGACGCTCCCCTGCCAccgcccccccgcccctcccccactcgcCCCGCCCCTCCACACACTCCGGCTCCAATCGCCCCGCCCCAGCCCTCTTGAGCGAGCCTGGGCATTCGCTAGGGAGGAGGGTTGGGCGGAGCCAGAGCGAAAGCAGCCACCCAATCAGAGAGAAACATTGGCTCCAGCTTCCCTGTCCCcgcccttttcctttcctccgcGGCAGTGCGCGGTCTCCCGCCCACTGGGCGCCGCTGGCTAGCTCCGCCACAGAGAAAGCCTCCAGCCGGGTAGAGAAACAACTCCCAGTCGGAAGTTACGGCTGA